The sequence CGCAATGCGAATTATTGAAGGGTCATATATTTTAGTAACAGCAAGAACGCCGGTATTTTCTCCGTATGTAGTATTTGCAGGCCCGCCAATAAGCCCCGCAGTCATAGTTGCTAAACCATCTCCCATAAGTGTTTTATGAATTCCGGGATCTTCAAAGAAGTTTTTGCCAACAACAGCTCCGTTAGTAGTAATATCTCCAATATGCTCTATAAATACAACTAAAGCAATAGGAGCAAGCGCAATTGCCGCCGTAAGTCCTGCAGAAGAAAAGTCTGGAAGCGTTATAATACTTCTTAATGCGTTATCAGAAAATCCAAACCAACTAGCTTCAGCAACAGCAGATACATCTACCATATTCATTAAAAATGCAACTGCATATCCAATAATAACGGCAATTAATATTGGTACCATCTTGAAGAATCCCTTTGCGAATATAGAAACAATCATTACAGTAATGACTACTATCGACGCGACAAATGCATAATTGGGATTGATAGCTCCATCGACCTTTAACATATCAATCGCTGTAGGGCTCAAACGTAATCCGATAACCATAATGATAGGACCAATAACAATTGGAGGAAAAAATGATTTAACTTTTTCTACTCCAACATGTTTTATGATTATATCCATCGCAATATAAACTAGCCCGGTTGCCATAATTCCAGTTTTTACCGCACCAATTCCAAATTGGTTAAGCGTAAGAGAGATTGCACTGATAAATGCAAAGCTGGAACCTAAGAATACTGGAACTATACCTTTGGTAACAGAGTGAAACACTAATGTTCCAATCCCTGCAGATAAAATTGCGACACCTGGATCCAAGCCAGTAAGCATAGGGACTAAAACGGTGGCACCAAACATAGCAAGAACGTGCTGTAAACCCAAAACAAGCTTCTGGGGAATACTAATTTTTTCTGGGGACGACATAATATAAGACCTCGCTTTCGGTAAAAATATTTTGTATATTATATTCGGAGTAAACATATTTGATGTACTAGTAACTTCGACTCGAATAAAGAATGCAAAGTTACAAATTTCTGCAATACTAGCTGCCGAAGAAGAATTATTCTCATCATCTACTCGTAGTGTTGCAACAGAAGAGGCCTATGATGCATAAATAGCTACGATAACAGTATCGCCTGATAATTTACCTTCGAATATAATTTAAAACGAAAAATGGGCCTGCAGGATTCGTTTTAGAAATATTAGCTGCCAAGGAATTTGCTGGAGGGGTTTTGATCTCGTCATCTAACCATAATGCCGAGCATGGTGTTGCAACAGAATAGGTTTACGATGCTGGAAGTTTTCATAATGACAGCTGCCGAAGAAGAATTATTCTCATCATCTAACCATAATGCAGAGCATAGTGTTGCAACAGAATAGGTTTACGATGCTGGAGGAGTTTTCATAATGACAGCTGCCGAAGAAGAATTATTCTCATCATCTAACTGTAATGCTGCCCGTAGTGTTGCAACAAAATAGGTTTACGATGCTGGAATAGTTTTCATAATGACAGCTGCCGAAGAAGAATTATTCTCATCATCTAACTGTAATGCTACCCGTAGTGTTGCAGCAGAAGAGGTCTATAATGCACAAAAAGCTACGATAACAGTATCGCCTGATAATTTTACCTTCGAATATAATTTAAAACGAAAAATGAGCCTACTGGATTCGCTTCAGAAATATTAGCTGCCAAGGAATTTGCTGGAGGGGTTTCGATCTCGTCATCTAACCATAATGCTGAGCATGGTGTTGCAACAGAATAGGTTTACGATGCTGGAAGAGTTTTCATAATGACAGCTGCCGAAGAAGAATTATTCTCATCATCTAACTGTAATGCTGCCCGTAGTGTTGCAGCAGAAGAGGCCTATAATGCATAAATAGCTACGATAACAGCATTGACTGATATTTTACCTTCGAATATAATTTAAAACGAAAAATGAGCCTGCTGGATGCGCTTCAGAAATATTAGCTGCCGAGGAATTTGCTGGAGGGGTTTCGATCTCATCATCTAACCATAATGCCGAGCATGGTGTTGCAACAGAAGAGGCCTATGATGCATAAATAGCTACGATAACAGCATCGCCTGATATTTTACCTTCGAATATAATTTAAAACGAAAAATGGGCCTGCAGAATTCGTTTTAGAAATATTAGCTGCCAAGGAATTTGCTGGAGGGGTTTCGATCTCATCATCTAACCATAATGCCGAGCATGGTGTTGCAACAGAATAGGTTTACGATGCTGGAAGAGTTTTCATAATGACAGCTGCCGAAGAAGAATTATTCTCATCATCTAACTGTAATGCTACCCGTAGTGTTGCAGCAGAAGAGGCCTATGATGCACAAAAAGCCACGATAACAGTATCGCCTGATATTTTACCTTCGAATATAATTTAAAACGAAAAATGAGCCTGCTGGATGCGCTTCAGAAATATTAGCTGCCAACGAAAAATAAAAATATAAACCGCTTATGTATTGCCATACTAGGGTAGAGGGCTACAGTACGAAAATAGCTGTGCCAATAGACCTCTTTGGTAAATGTATTACAGTGGAATCTTACATTTTGGCATCAGCTGTTCAAAAGTATATACTTCATACTCTAGATTGCTATTCCCACAAATGATTACAAAATTGTCATCGACAAAATCACTCATAACTTGTCGGCAGATTCCACACGGGTAAATGATCTTGTCACTATCGCTGATGATAGCAATTGTAGTAAATTTGCGCTCCCCTTCTGTAATTGCCTTATAAAATGCTGTGCGCTCTGCACACGTTGTGACTCCATAAGATGCTCCCTCTACATTAGCTCCTAGGTATACTGTCCCCGATGCCCCAAGGAGAGCGGCTCCAACGTGAAAATTTGAATAGTTAGCATAGGAAAACTTTTTTGCCTTTTCGGCTTGCTTCAATAATTCTAAATAATCCATAGTAGTCTCCTTCTCAAATTAAATTGCAATACTAGTTTATCCGACAATTACATCTATTATCCATTTGGCATTAACGATAATTTCTATTTTGCATCAATGATAGTTGTATGCTACACTCAAATTGAGTTGGATTGCTATAGCGATTTCGGAAGCAAGATTTACGAGCATTGCCTATCATCTCATATGCTGTTTTCGTATTTCTCAAATCCATTAAGTATTTTGTAATTTTACACAAAAAAAAGATACCCAAATAAATGAGTATCTCGGTTTGAAATAATTATCTCTTTGAAAATTGAGGAGCACGTCTTGCCGCTTTGAGCCCGTATTTCTTTCTTTCTTTCATTCTAGGGTCACGTGTTAAGAATCCTGCTTTTTTTAGTGTAAGTCTATAATCACCATCTGCTTGAAGAAGCGCGCGGCTTACTCCATGACGAATCGCTCCAGCTTGTCCAGAAACTCCTCCTCCATGAACATTTACTAAAACATCAAACTTAATTGTTGTGCCAGTAAGTTCCAGCGGTTGCTTTACTATTAATTTTAAAGTATCAAGCCCAAAATAGTCGTCCATTTCTCTTTTGTTAATTACAATTTTTCCATTTCCTGGTGTAAGATACACTCGTGCAACAGAGCTTTTTCTTCTGCCAGTTCCATAATATTTTACCTTTGCCATTTGACTGTTCTCCCTCCGTTAAAATTTAAGTTCTTTAGGCTGTTGTGCTTCGTGGTTATGCTCAGTTCCCGCATATATTCTAACATTTGTAAGAAGCTTTCTACCTAGACTATTTTTTGGAAGCATCCCTTTTATAGCGTGCATCAGAACTCTCTCAGGGTGTCTTTGTAACATGTCTTTTGCGGCAACTTCTTTAAGACCTCCAGCATATCCTGTATGATGTCTATAAAGTTTTTGTTCTAGTTTTTTGCCTGTAAATACAACTTCTTCTGCGTTTATAATTATTACGTGATCTCCGCAGTCTACGTGTGGGGTAAATGTTGGTTTATGCTTGCCTCGTAGTACCATAGCTACTTGACTTGCTAAACGGCCAACAGTTTGCCCCGCAGCGTCAACTATGAACCATTCTTTTTGCACGTTTTGCGCATTGGCCATAAATGTAGTTCTCATCGATTTTCTCCTTTTATATTAATATCTGTAATTTATTTCGTATCATCATAAGCAAGTTTTCGATACACCCACAAAGGTGAACGTATTCTCGCTATCTTCTTATAAAATCCGGGGCGTTGGATTTTAAAAAGTGGTTTTTTGCATTCAGATTATAATTCAGCAATATTATAATTGTCAAGGCTCAGAACATAAAGTCACTGAAAAACTTTAGTTAATATCGATAATTTGTTTAGCGCTAGATGATACGGCCTTAGAAATTGTAGGCGCAAGATATCGGTCAATATTGTCCATCGCCTGGCTGGTAATCTGATTAATATTATTGCTAAGACTGGTAATATCATTACTCATCGTTTTTATAAATTGGTCCGCATTATCGATGATGCCAATAAGTTGCTTCTCAACAGAATTTTCCAAAATCTCACGAGCACGGCTGCCATCTGGAAAGCGCGCCTCCAAGTCGGCTAACCTACAAACAGCAGATTCATAGGCTTCGTTTTGTAAGTTTAGATACGCCTTAGTCCTCTCTTCGGCTAGCCTATGTGCATGGTCCATCAACGCAATAGACATCTGCCCAATGCTATCTGCTAGTATCACAGACGCTTCTCCCAAATCATGCTGATATTTCTTTAGTGCCTCGATAGATTGCGCTTGATACTTAAGCTCGTTCTGAGAAATAAGTTCAGTTAGCTCTAAATTAAATCGACGCATATTCACATCTTGCTCATCCTGTCGCGAATGCATTTCTATGTCAAAAGCAATCTGATTTTCTCTAATCTGTTCTTCCTTATTTTTCTTTACCATATCAAGCTCAGCCTGCATGGAATTAATATGATGCTGCAACTCCAGCATAGAGCGGTCATGTTTCGCATTGCGTTCGCGTAGAGGCTGGCGCAGTACGTCACAAATTAGGTTTACAGGAACAAAAATAATATCATCCAATTTATCAAACATTCCAAATATACGTGATATATTTACTTTCATAAGATCTCCTCTTTCTGTGTTAATTTTTTGAGCTCTCGATCTAAAATTTTATTTTCTTTAATCAGTTTAATTTGTAGTTTTTTTAAATTAGTTTCCCATTCTTCGTTTTGATTAATAAGAGTACGAAGTGCTTGAAGTTGCTCTTCCACAAAGTTTAGACTCATAGAAGAATCTCTCCAGCTATTGGCAAAGCGATGGAGATGCTCCGCAAATAGTGTAGTAAATTTTGGTCGATCTTCAGAAGAAAATTTTTTTAGTTGCAGCAAAAACTCATCGTAATGACTCTTAAGCCACTCCAATTCATAAACTTTTGTTCTAATATAATATATTTCACTTTCCAAATCACTATATAAGGCAGAGTAAATGTTGGGGTTCGAATTTAACACACCCTCAATAAACTCCTGGCGGCATTGGCTGGTGATCTCTAAAGCCGATAAATAGTATTTATCATCGATCATAAATCCCTCCCTCTATACAATGCTTTTTAGTGTGTTTTGCACTAGTCGTTTAAATTCATCTAGCTTTTTTATTGAGTAATCATTAAGTAGAGTTTCTGTCAGTGCAAAGCTACGTTCAATATTATTTGCAAATCTATTCATAAACACTTTTTTCATTTCTTGATCAATTGCTTCGGCGTCCAATTTTGCACTCACATTTGGAAGAATTTTACTAAAAAAATCTATTTGCTCTTGTCGAAATTCTTTCAATTTTCTATCTATAAAATCTATTTCAGGAGAATGCTTTTTTAGCAGCTCCAAATAATGCTTCTCATATTCATATAGTAATTGAAGCGAGGTGTTTTCGCTTGCGAGTGAATCATTAGTGCCGAATTTATCAAATGCTTTCATTAATAATGCCTCTTTCTTATTTATCTCTTTTGTATTATCTCTTTGTGTATTTTATTTAAATGTATTTTGGCTGTTTCCTCTCCGTTAACAAGTATTTGCGCATAGTTTATATCGATATTAAATGCTTGATTTATTAATATCGCATTTGCAATAGCAGTCCGAAGCTCTATCAAAAAATGTTTGCTCTGAGTCTGGAAAATTAAATTTTGCTTGTCTTTAGATGTATATAAAGGCAGAACCAACTTAAGTTTTAAAATTTTGTGATAGAGATCTAAATCAACAGTAACATTGAAATTACAGTTGCTATTACACTTCCTAAGCCAGCCACGATTAATACTGGCCGCAATATATTTTCGGAAACCGATAATGGTTTTTTTTTTGCATCTCCAATAATTCTGTTTCAATACGGGCAGGGGGAGCTACAGTTGTTATCGTTGGTTCCAAAGGTTCCGAAATTTCCGAGACTGGTGGCTCTTTTAACCTGCTAAGTATATTGCTAGAAGTAGAGATGATATAATTTGTATCCTGATCATAGAGCTGCTCAATGCGTTTAGCACTGGTAATATCCGTGCAAAGCGTAAAATTAGCATCTTCAGACAAGCTAAAGTATCGTATTAATTCTGCATTACAGTCTGATGCGTATAAAGCAGTATTATGAAATGTATGGGTGGGGACAGGATAGTTTTTCGTTGTTGCCGTTGCTTCAAAGTCTAACGAGCCAAAGGGTACTTCGATAGTGCTGTTGGTGTTTGTTTCCCATACAGCGGTTAAATATTTAATATATATTTCTAACAGAAATTCATTCGTAATTTTTTCGAAATCGAAA is a genomic window of Candidatus Epulonipiscium viviparus containing:
- a CDS encoding uracil-xanthine permease family protein; this translates as MSSPEKISIPQKLVLGLQHVLAMFGATVLVPMLTGLDPGVAILSAGIGTLVFHSVTKGIVPVFLGSSFAFISAISLTLNQFGIGAVKTGIMATGLVYIAMDIIIKHVGVEKVKSFFPPIVIGPIIMVIGLRLSPTAIDMLKVDGAINPNYAFVASIVVITVMIVSIFAKGFFKMVPILIAVIIGYAVAFLMNMVDVSAVAEASWFGFSDNALRSIITLPDFSSAGLTAAIALAPIALVVFIEHIGDITTNGAVVGKNFFEDPGIHKTLMGDGLATMTAGLIGGPANTTYGENTGVLAVTKIYDPSIIRIAAIFAILLSICEKFTAMVQLIPSAVMGGVSIILFGMISAVGVRTLVEEQLDFKNSRNLLIAAVIFVIGIGVTDVPITETITVSGLTLAALFGVILNKVLPENI
- the cdd gene encoding cytidine deaminase; translation: MDYLELLKQAEKAKKFSYANYSNFHVGAALLGASGTVYLGANVEGASYGVTTCAERTAFYKAITEGERKFTTIAIISDSDKIIYPCGICRQVMSDFVDDNFVIICGNSNLEYEVYTFEQLMPKCKIPL
- the rpsI gene encoding 30S ribosomal protein S9, producing the protein MAKVKYYGTGRRKSSVARVYLTPGNGKIVINKREMDDYFGLDTLKLIVKQPLELTGTTIKFDVLVNVHGGGVSGQAGAIRHGVSRALLQADGDYRLTLKKAGFLTRDPRMKERKKYGLKAARRAPQFSKR
- the rplM gene encoding 50S ribosomal protein L13; translated protein: MRTTFMANAQNVQKEWFIVDAAGQTVGRLASQVAMVLRGKHKPTFTPHVDCGDHVIIINAEEVVFTGKKLEQKLYRHHTGYAGGLKEVAAKDMLQRHPERVLMHAIKGMLPKNSLGRKLLTNVRIYAGTEHNHEAQQPKELKF